Genomic DNA from Perca flavescens isolate YP-PL-M2 chromosome 14, PFLA_1.0, whole genome shotgun sequence:
CCCACAAAATGATAGAGGTTTCTCTTCTGCGGGGGAGTTCTGGTGTGTCAGCAGAGTGTCGTCACATCTTTCCTGGCGCTCAGAAAAGCTGAAGGGTTTCTCTTTTGTATCCCCGGTAGAGATGTGCTCAGCTTTCAGCGCATCACGACCGGACTGAGGCTGCCTGCTCGGTTCCACACTTTGCTCGGCGCCGGCTGCAGTTCCAGTGTTACATCCATCCCTTACGTTTTTATTCCTCCGATAAGTGAACCCTGACTGATGTCGCCGGGTCTCTTTCCAAAACTCAGCATCAGCTTCAGTTTCGGGCGACGCTTCAGTCTTTCGATACGCACCCGCCGTTAAATGTCCAGCTGCCTCTGCTCCTCCGTAGTTCTCTCCATTAAAGCCGGCTCTTCTCCGCTGCGAGAACGCGCCGAGACACTTGTGCTTTTTGATCTGGAAGTGCCAAAAGAAGCGGCGGCCGCAGACGGCGCAGCTGAACGGCTTCACGCCGGAGTGCACCGCCATGTGCTGCGACATGATACCTCTCTGGGAGAACGTTTTGCCGCAGACGGAgcagctgtacggcttctcgCCCGTGTGGGTTCTCATGTGTATCGCCAGGTGGGAACTGAACTGGCGTTTCTGGCCACAGATGGAGCACGTGAACAGTTTCTTTCCTTTGTGCATTCTCGTGTGGGTCACCAGGAGGTAATTGTTTGGAAACGTTGCGTCGCACTCGGAGCAGCTCAGCGGCTTCCGGCCCGCCTCGCTCCGTTTCCCGTGAAGCTCCGAGTGCTCGCCCACGCACTTGTGGGCTCTGAGCTGCGATGCCGCCCGGAATCTTTTCTTGCACGCGCCGCAGCTGAACGCTTTCAGCCCTGTGTGCGTCGCCATGTGGTATGTCACGCCTCCTTTGTTCCTGAACGTCTTCCCGCAGACGGAGCAGCTGAacggcttctctcctgtgtgagtccTCAAGTGGTAGTCCAGCCCGGCTTTCTGCGTGAACGTTTTGCCACACAAAGAGCAGCggaaaggtttctctcctgtgtgcgTTCTCATGTGTATGTTCAGATTTCCCCTGTGTTTAAATGTCTTGGCACACACGGAGCAGCGGAATGGCTTTCCGTTGGGATCCTCGCACtctttttcagtttcagaaGAGTATGAAGTCTCGTCTTCAGTATCGCTTTCGAAATGTACATCTAGGTGTGAGTTCTTGGCTGGTTCTGGTACTCCACAGTCCTCTCTATCAGCTTCCTCTTTAATGTGCGGGGGCTCCTGCTTGACCCCCATGTGCAACCCTGTAAAATGTTCCTCTCCTGTGCGAGTTCTCATGTGTCTGTTCAGATTTGACTTGCAGTT
This window encodes:
- the LOC114568500 gene encoding zinc finger protein 91-like, producing MGVKQEPPHIKEEADREDCGVPEPAKNSHLDVHFESDTEDETSYSSETEKECEDPNGKPFRCSVCAKTFKHRGNLNIHMRTHTGEKPFRCSLCGKTFTQKAGLDYHLRTHTGEKPFSCSVCGKTFRNKGGVTYHMATHTGLKAFSCGACKKRFRAASQLRAHKCVGEHSELHGKRSEAGRKPLSCSECDATFPNNYLLVTHTRMHKGKKLFTCSICGQKRQFSSHLAIHMRTHTGEKPYSCSVCGKTFSQRGIMSQHMAVHSGVKPFSCAVCGRRFFWHFQIKKHKCLGAFSQRRRAGFNGENYGGAEAAGHLTAGAYRKTEASPETEADAEFWKETRRHQSGFTYRRNKNVRDGCNTGTAAGAEQSVEPSRQPQSGRDALKAEHISTGDTKEKPFSFSERQERCDDTLLTHQNSPAEEKPLSFCGKAVHVGEKALSSGSVFEKSFTEELRHRLLGRGYNRKHQLQVPIRLHAALKGRSVRGKTFPKRDGSHAAEAAFRCSVCAAAFADSEALVQHMRIHTRQTQFSCAVCGKEFAWRRYLTKHMEPQSALNSLKHDSTCKETFSCSECGRRFGCKTTLRRHTRIHAGEKRFSCRFCNERFARRPQFQEHRCVDGETEENRKAEPPSRNSHPRTLVQPETDDSADSDFWKETRERRKPESGDDSVDSDFWKDDRKPQSGLDSPNNSDGSSERDVRCDDPLRKPFGCPECGKRFLNLCNLKNHTKYHTGERAFFCSVCGLKCLYRSHLKIHMRTHTGEKPFPCPVCGKKYAHKASMQSHMAAVHTVEKRYSCSICGHGFAWYTELKYHQCVGEASDGHA